A window from Setaria italica strain Yugu1 chromosome VIII, Setaria_italica_v2.0, whole genome shotgun sequence encodes these proteins:
- the LOC101761451 gene encoding polyol transporter 5: MAHGGAAAAPLLPSAAAAPDAYAPPRNRFSFVCATLASMTTILMGYNLALMSGAQMFIREDLGLSGVQVEVLTGSMNVFMLVSILAGGWAADLLGRRGTLVLANAFLMAGALAMSAGGSYADLMAARFVTSVGAGFARVVAPVYNAEISPASTRGVLSSLLDMFVNVGILLSYVSNYVFAGLPVHLGWRVMFAAGALPPVFLAAGVLAMPESPRWLVMRGRHADAHAVLVRTSDTPAEADLRLAEIKQAGGVWKEMLVRPTKSVRRILVCVLGLQFFQQASGIDAIVLYSPLVFEKAGMPSSTSVLGATVAVGVVKTGFILVATFLSDRVGRRPLLLASAGGATVALASVALTLCVGAGGDASSSSPLATAACVASVLAFVAAFSVGLGPVVPTYSSEIVPLRLRAQGTSLGTAANGVTCGLVTMTFISLADWITMPGCFLLYAGVAAAACVFVYMKLPETSGRSLEDMDVLFAK, from the exons ATGGCgcacggcggcgcagcagcagcgccgctgctcccctcggccgccgcggcgcccgacgCGTACGCGCCGCCCCGGAACAGGTTCTCCTTCGTCTGCGCCACGCTGGCCTCCATGACGACCATCCTCATGGGCTACAACCTCGCGCTGATGAGCGGGGCGCAGATGTTCATCCGGGAGGACCTGGGCCTCTCCGGCGTGCAGGTCGAGGTGCTCACCGGGTCCATGAACGTGTTCATGCTCGTGTCCATCCTCGCCGGCGGGTGGGCCGCCGACCTTCTCGGCCGCCGGGGCACGCTCGTGCTCGCCAACGCCTTCCTCATGGCCGGTGCGCTCGCCATGTCGGCCGGCGGCAGCTACGCGGACCTCATGGCCGCGCGCTTCGTCACCAGCGTCGGCGCCGGGTTCGCCCGCGTCGTCGCTCCCGTCTACAACGCCGAGATCTCGCCGGCGTCCACCCGCGGCGTCCTGTCGTCCTTGCTAGAC ATGTTCGTCAATGTCGGCATCTTGCTCAGCTACGTGTCGAATTACGTTTTCGCCGGCCTGCCGGTGCACCTTGGCTGGCGCGTCAtgttcgccgccggcgcgctcccACCGGTGTTCCTCGCCGCGGGGGTGCTCGCCATGCCGGAGTCGCCGCGGTGGCTGGTGATGCGCGGTCGCCACGCCGACGCGCACGCCGTGCTCGTGCGCACCTCCGACACCCCGGCCGAGGCCGACCTCCGCCTCGCGGAGATCAAGCAGGCCGGCGGCGTGTGGAAGGAGATGCTCGTGCGGCCGACGAAAAGCGTGCGCCGGATCCTCGTCTGCGTGCTCGGGCTGCAGTTTTTCCAGCAAGCTTCCGGCATCGATGCCATTGTGCTCTACAGCCCGCTGGTGTTCGAGAAGGCCGGCATGCCGTCGAGCACCTCCGTCCTcggcgccaccgtcgccgtTGGGGTGGTCAAGACGGGCTTCATCCTCGTGGCGACGTTCCTCTCCGACCGCGTCGGCCGgcgcccgctcctcctcgccagcGCCGGGGGCGCCACCGTGGCGCTGGCCTCCGTAGCCCTGACGCTctgcgtcggcgccggcggcgatgcgtcctcgtcgtcccctctggcgacggcggcgtgcgtCGCGTCGGTGCTGGCGTTCGTGGCGGCCTTCTCGGTCGGGCTCGGGCCGGTGGTGCCGACGTACAGCTCGGAGATCGtgccgctgcggctgcgcgCGCAGGGCACGAGCCTCGGCACGGCGGCGAACGGGGTCACGTGCGGGCTGGTGACCATGACGTTCATCTCTCTCGCCGACTGGATCACCATGCCTGGGTGCTTCCTCCTCTACGCTGGCGTGGCGGCAGCCGCGTGCGTCTTCGTGTACATGAAGCTTCCGGAGACTAGTGGGAGGAGCTTGGAGGACATGGACGTGCTTTTCGCCAAGTGA